The Brachypodium distachyon strain Bd21 chromosome 4, Brachypodium_distachyon_v3.0, whole genome shotgun sequence nucleotide sequence TAGATGTGTGTAGGTTCTCATGTATCTATGCACTAAAACACGTCCAAATACATATGAATCTAAACAAattattcatttatttttggacagagggagtagtagtgtATATTCGTGCATGATATCATGGAGATTGAATATATTCGGCAATCGCAGTTTTGTCACTGTTTAATTAAGTCCAGCGATCgatcaaagaaaacaataacCAACATTGCTTATGTAACTGTGCTCTTAGCCTTTATTGGCAGCAATTGATCCTATAAAATCTTCATCATATCACCGTACATCTGTAGCTGCAGGCCCTTCACTCATAGCATCTCCTTACCAATGTTCTCATGGCGGTTGATGGTGAGGACGCTGGACAACCCGTGCTTAACGATGCTGTGCAGGCGGTAAAATTCGTTGAACGTGACGGCGTGGTATCGTGCTGGATTCTCCTCACCAAGGAACTCCTCGGCGGGGCCTATGAGGCAGTTTGGGGTTGGCGTGATGAACACCCCGACAGACATCCGCGTTCGTGTCGGGTTCGTCACCACCCGGTGCTCGATGCTCTTCAGCACCCCGTTCGTCACTACCTGCAAATGCAAAGCGGGGACATCATACCAATCATCCAATTAGGTTCAATTATTTCAACGAAGAAAGTTATTATTGAATCATCAATCGATCatgcaattaattaattaagttgTTAGAGTGAAATGATTGGATTATATCAGTAGCAGAGCTTGACAAGAACATTTGGGTGCTTGGGGCATTTATGCCAAAATTTTCTAAATATAATTAAATTTGACAAACTAAAAGCAATcgatgaacaaaaaaaaatcatgctgGGGGCGGGTgccaaccccccccccccccccccgacaTACATGTAGCCGTGCCAATGAATTATATTTATTACCTCGAGCGGGAGGCCGAAGTTGACAATATAGGCGTTTGGTAGAGTAACGACATCGGTCCATTTTCCTTTGTGGGAGAACTGGAGGCCAGGGACAGCGctagggaggaggaggctaaGGAGGTTCCGGTCGCAATGCGGCGGCAACCCCATCATCGTGCCAGGGTCCGGGCATGCCGGGTAGCGGTTGAGGGTCATGGTCATGTTGCCGGTCCCCAAGCCCCCCTCGAAGTAGTCGGACGGGAGCCCCATGGCCTCGCACAACAAACGGAGCAACTCCATCGCCATGGCTCTCGTCGGCACCGTGAACCTCTCTACGACATCCCTACGTGCAGCATCAGATCTGAATCAACACATGTAtacaaaatgaaaacaaattatCCATGTGACCGATTTGTTGATGATGAGCTATAgataaagaaagaaacattTATTAAACAActaagtactactccctccgtcagtTCCATATTTCTTGTCGTCCTTTTAGTTCAGGAGTAATTATTTCTAAACTGATATTAATAGGCATCCGATCTGATCGCCGAGACTCGTGCAAATACGAATGGCACGGAGATCGGATGGTCGTAATCAGTTGACCGAGAAACAGCCACCGACTAAttcagaaaggaaaagaacaaaCTAAACAAAGACCGTGAATGATTGGTTTATTCGAGTGTTTTATTTACCGGAGGGTCTGAGGCTTGTGGGGCCAGTTGTTCTTGCTGTCGTCGTCGATGGggaagggggaggagaggCGGAGGCAGTCGAACAAGAAGAGCTTGGCGCCGCCGGTGTCGTAGGTGCtgccggagaagaagcggTTGGCCTTGGCGTTGTCCTCCGAGTAGAACCCCATCCTGTCCTCCTCCGGCATCGCGAAGTACTCCTCGCACAGCGCCTCCATGCCCCGgatcgcgtccccggggacgcCATGGTTGATCACCTGCTTGCTTAATTTGCTTACTCAGAATTGATCAAGCTGAAATCAAAATTAGAGCATCAAAGCAGTGAGTGATGCTTTTGCTAACTTGCCTGGAAGAAGCCGATGTCCTTGCCGGCGTGGAGCACGGCGCGGCTGACCTCGTCGCGGCCGAGGGAGAGGTCGATCACCGGCAGCgacacggcgccgccgccgccttcctccggcCGAAGATCCCCCATGGCTCGATGGGGCCGAACCGCCGAAGCTAGCTAGAAAAGCAAGAACCACGACGATATATCACCGTGTTCTTCTTAATGAGTTAATTCCTCTTCTTGTTGGCAACACCACTAAGCTTGGAGAGGGACAGTTTTTGTAGCAAGGCTGCGGAGAATGGAGTTTGGAGACGTGAAGCATCGTCTCTTGGTATCTATCTACTGATTGCTTTAGCTTAGCTTGGCCCCAAGCGTGAGCCGGCCACACTCTCCTGTCCTGTCAGCTCCCAGCTGCCTCTCACTGTCTCACAGTCACACTTCTCTTCTTTGCTTTTGGAACTTGACTTTTAGCAATTTCTGCTCTCCTTTTCTTGTCATGGGAACCTTTCGTTGCTGCTGTTTCTGGATGCGAATTGATACGCTAACTGTTTCTCATCGATGTGGATAGTTTTAGAGTCTGATCTGACCTGACCAGGCCTAGTGCATTAATTAATTTCCAAGGCTTGGCTTTCCCTTGCTTTAGATCGTGTACGTCCATTGCGAATCCACGGCTAGCATCCCCCCATGAATGGGCAGGCAAAAAGGTTTAACCCTAATACAGTAATCCCTCCAactcataaaaaatgtcgtccattttatactaagtcaatataaattttgtactaagtggacgaTATTTTTTATAAATCAGAGTGAGTAGTACTGTACTATATTTGTAAGAGCTTTATATACAGCAATGATAAAACAGAGGGGTATCGTTTCAAGACGGGTTAGATGCTACATGGTCTGTATTGCTGCCCCGGAATCGTATCCTTTGCCGCAAAATTTGATTTATCCATTATGAATCAAATGCTATTCCTCACACAACATTTGATTTGCTATTGATTTCTCACACAAAAAATTATTTGTTATCTCTTGTAATTCATTGATAAATAGCTAGTCAATCAAATTGCACATCATCCTTTCTTTTGAACTCGCATCGCGATATTTAAAGTTGCACAAAAAGTGTGATGTGGACATAaacaattactccctctgatcctaaatttttatcgtggttttagtttaaatttgtactaaaatcacgacaagaatttagaatcataAGGAGTAGTCAATTCAGTAAGATCATAAGGAAAACGATTCTCGTAATTGCCATGGCTGAGCGTTACGAGCAAGATTCGCTTTCAAGAGAACTTTGTTCGTGCCTGCCCCCTAGGGCATCGGCCCTTGATCTCCTTGAACATGACTCCATTTGGGGAGAGGCCTCGATCTGCCAATAATGAGGCGATCATAAATAGATGCTATTTTCTATggtccatattacttgtttcGGATTTAGTATATAGTTGcactaaatcaacgacaagtaattccggccggagggggGAGCACGTGAATTCtttctaaatattttaaatattttgagtaattttattttgtcaaaatCAACGCAGAGGCACACATCCCACGAGGCgaaatctttttttatttcttttttgagaggatgGCGAGATCTTTTGGTCAGTTTCGTTTTGGCCTCCCTCGCGTTTCCCTCCCACAGCCCAAAAGCCAAgccagcttcttcttcgtcccCTCCGCTCCCCACCAAACTCCGCGGAGCAATCCAAGTACAAGCCCCaagcgcgtcggcggcggctgatGGCGTCGTCGGCGTTCAAGTCCACCACCCGCCGGGCCCTCCACGGCTCCGCCGACCGCCCCGCGCACGCGCACAAGCAGCCTCCGCCCGCTGCCCCCTGCCCGCGCCGGTCCCGCAGCGTCGCCCCCGCGCCCCGCCGCGGCAGCAGGCCCCTCGAGGACTTCGCCGCCAGCGCCACCCGCACCAACCCTCTCTTCGTCGGccgcggcaccggcggcgcctccacccctccgcctccgccgacaTCCGGGGCCTCTGGGggtgagagagggagggaggaggcgcgccgcGGGAGTCGCGGCTCCGGGTCCGGGTGGGCGAGGTCGGCGTCCGTCGCGCCACCGCAGCGTCGGCGCCCTGCCGCCTCTTCGGCGGGGAGTGTTAGCGGCGCCGGGGGCAggggcagggcttcgccgcgGGCGTGGTCTGCGGCCGAGGACGACGCGGCGCGGCCTCGCTGGCGTGGCTCCGAGGTTGGTCGATTCGTGCTTGCTTTGACCCGGGGAATGCGGGGATTCATTTGGGGAAGCTTGCAGCGCGGTGCACATTTTGCTTGAAAAAGAATGCACCTGTACTGAACATAACGGCGTCTTGGAAAAACTCTGCTCCTTTTCTTCTGCCTGCTAGTTTAAGTTCAGCATACCGATTTGTGAAAAGGTCAAACCTGCAAAGAGAAGATAAGGTGGGGTGCTAGTAGTACTTTCCATTACCGTTCTACTTCCAGGAGCCCAGGACCAGGGGATTGCTGGTTCTCCCATCAGCAAAAGGAATTAAGTGACAACCTTTGTTTGTTCATATATCAGATTTGTGAATTATTTTTCTGGATGAGTCTAGGAAAATGTATGCCGCGTTAGGCTGGCAAATCATGTTAGGAAACGGAAACTGATCGCGAATTCTTCTCTTGTTGAAATTTGACAGACTGATGTAGAGACAAAGGATGTATCAAGCAAAATGCAGTCATGGAGGAGTCCTGATTCAACTCCAGGCTCATCGCAGGTATCTGTTAATGCAAGTTCTTCTTTATTTATAGACCTTTAGATTGGAGTGCATGgcatcatttttcttttctagaaaaCGGCTTTTCAGCCCTGCTTTATATTGAAAGCAAAGATGGTCATACTAGGGTCGCTAGGTTACAAGTTTGAATCAGAGCAAAGCAACCAACAAAACTAAGCTATAGGAGGTAGAAAACAGAATAGCTAGAAATGAAGCACCTCTTCCCCAGCAAGTCGAAACAAACGAAGATAAAGAGTACATGGCATCTTCAACAATGCATTGGTCCCAAACTTTACACATTGGCTGATCTATGCTGGCGCGTACTGTGTCGTTACTGTACAAGAGTAGTGCCAGGTGGTGCTGATTACCCACCGGAGGATGGAAGAATTGAAACATTTTATAGGGAAAATTTGCACAATATCTGCACTATATGAGATAATAGGTAGAAGAATCAGATTCGATCTTTGATTTAGTGGATAAAGGTCTTGCTTATTCTGTAAGAGAACTAAGTCTCAAATGGGGTTCTTTGGTTTGGGAAACAATAGAAACTGGCCAAGGAGCTCACATGCTGATGTTTATAGAAAATTAGTAATTTGAGTTACTTTTTATACTCTTCTAAGCTGTTCATGGTGCTACTGTTATTATTTCATCAATAGGCCATTTCACAAAGGAGCCATTCAACTGCCCCAGTTCTGGAAATTCCTCCTGAGTTTGATCCGGATTCTGCTGAGTTTGCCTCTGACATGGGTGATTATACAACAGAATTCAGAAGGAGAGATTTTGTGGAGATTCCTCTTGAGTTTGATCCAGATGCTTCTGAGCTGGTTTCAGACAAAAGCTACACTGTGCCGAAATTGCAGTTGGAGCAAACTGAAATTTTTCATGAGTTTGACCCAGACTCTGCTGAGCTAGCTCCTGACATCACAGAGTATACATCAAAACTGAAACAGGTCCGGTAATATTTTGCTAATTGTGCTGTCTCTTCTATACCATGCAACCAACAAGTTTAACCTTTTATTACTTCATTACAGTCACATGAACGTGCTCGAAAGCTACGGGCAGACTTGGCTGTTGAAGAGCAGCGTGAACAAGAGCTGAGTAGAATGCTAAAGGGCATAGTAGCTGTTCCAAGTTTGTCTGAGGCACATAAAAGGCGACCAAAAAGAAAGGTAATTGACTTGCTAGTTCTCCATTTTATATGATTCTGTTATGGGTGGTATCTAGATCTTGATTTGTGTGGATAATGTATGAGCTTGGGCTGCTTATTTATTTCCCCCCCTTTTAACTGACCTTTATCTTTGTATTGTGGTTCCAGAGTAGTATAGAGCGATTGAGAGTGTCAAGGCATTTGGCTGAAGAGGCAATGAGTTACTTTGAGGAGTGTGTTTCAATTTCAACATTAGATAGCACTGATTTCTCCTCACTTGAGGATCCTCAACCAACTTCAGTTGGGACTGTCCCACAAAAGAGCAACAGTAGATTTCTCCGCAAAGGTGGATCAGGCTTCTTAGAACCCCATTTTCTGAGTGATCGACACAGTTATCACGAGGTCAGTGAATCAATAGGCTACATGACTTGGGAGTTTCTCATTATTCAAGTTTGACTACTGGAAATTTTCTTATATGTTCTCAAATGAATGGCTGGATGCTCGAGGAATTGGTTAATTATGTTGTTTTGATGTATCATTTGTTGGGTGTTGTGTGAACTTAAAGTActttgttgctgctggtgggGTGTGTTCCGGCTGTTCAACTTTGGTTGTAAGCTGGTTTCCCCAGCAGAACTCATTACCTTTCTTAATAAAGCTGGGCCGAAAGGCCTCTTTttttaaagtaaaaaaaatgttcaaaatGAATATTGGCATGACACTTTATTAAGGCTGTCAACTAATGTCAGGTTAAGGTTGTGGATTCTTATTCCCATGTTACATGGTGAATATGAGAACATGCTGAGTGCTCTGATAGTCTGTTTCAGGGTGTCAGTGCAGAATATCTAATAATCCTTTTGGAAAATGTTCAAAAATTAGAGTGGAAGAAAGTAAATTGGGAAATTAAAGAAACTAGAAAAGTACAACGTCAGAACCTGCTTACTCTTATTGCTTAGAATTTCCATGAGAACCAACTGTGCCTGAATTGTGGTGATCCTGAAAACTGTTACTACACTGTACTTTATTTTCATATAATTTCACAATCCCATAGGTATATTCCTCTGTAAGTATTCCTGCGATTGTCTACTCTGTAGCTTTTTAGTCTTGGATCCATATGATATACTTATGCTTGCCCAAGGCATTTTAGCAAACTGACATTGATGCAGATGATATGAATTAGCATCTATCGCGCATTAACaaagcttttttttctcctcccaGGAATCTGATAACCAAACCCAGTGCTCGATGAGCATAACTGGATCTGATGTGTCTGACAGTGTTATATTTAGTCATGCCAAGTCCCTCGGCTTGGGAACTAGAATCAACTCAAGTGATGATCTTGACAGCATTGACACACCACGGAGCAGAAGttcttgtttctctttctctcatgGGCCAGCAAACACTGTTGACAACTCCGATGTTCAACAATATCTAAGGAGTTTCAGTAGAGGAGTCAGTAAAGGGAGATCAAGTTATTGTGCCGACGACTATGCTATCCAGAAAATTGGCGAGGACATACTAGCAGATACCGTGACCTTTAAGAATCGAATAGAATACGGTGGTCTTCTTCTTTGTAATATCAGAACATTCTGAGCCAACAGAGCAAACAGTGCCAAATGGTAAAAGGACTAATGTAATTATCATGATGTAATTATAACCAGATTAGCATTGTGTTCCAGCCTTCCAGGTGTATTTCTCCATCTATTCTTCGTGTGGTGATTATAGATTTTGTTGTTGAATGGTGATGCCGTGAGTATGATATGGTGCTtctgtaaaaaagaaaaactgcagACTACTTTGTTTactggggtggtccctggtcaAAATCTAGATGTGGATCTCCTGGCCATCTTCACAAAAGCTGCAGGTTTGACTTCTGACCTCCTTAACTTTCATCTCATTTAATAGGATCATTATGTACAATTGTTCCTTacctaaaaaataaatatatgtcAGGATATGCCTTTTGACAATTCCAAGCCCAGGTaacttgcaagcaagcattgCAGATGAGGAAGGTTTGGAATCTGGTAACCTAAAAATCCTCCACAGCTGCTGATGATTAACTCTAGGAACAGGCAAAGCAGATGAGAATCATGGTTAACTACCAGACCAAACACAAACCTTTGCCCTGGTTACCTCTTGCCACAAGCAACGACATGTGATCCGCGTCGTTGCTTCTCTAACCTGCACGATTAAATCTCTGGCACTTTAAATAAATCATTCTTGTATGCCtagctaaaaaaaatattgcagacctaaaatattttttccccttcgaattcctttttttctgcCTACATGGAGCCTTGCAAGGAAAGTACTCCGTACATCAGAgtcatttttttgtttgtttgttctatGTGTTCTTCTCATGTGGTTGTATCTACACCCATATGTTCCACATGATCAAAGACAGCGATCAGAAGCAGCACCGGTTTCTGAAGGCAAAAACGTACGCCGGTTTCATTGTGCATTTGTGCCAGAGCCTGACAAAGAAGATGGGACCTCCAAATCGGCTTGCAACCTATCCTGAAAATTTCCCATCCCATCATCATCATAATTCAAAGGACATGGAAGTACATCACACCAATTACACGCGTGCTGTGAAAAAGACCTAACTTAGCACGTATACGCGTTGCACGTGCAAATCTTGGCTCGTGTCGATCACCCACTGAAAGTGTCTCGGGTAATTTGGATGAGAATCAACAACCTTTGCTCTTGATGATCACTCTGTATCTCATATTATTGGTCACATATATGTGTCTTTCTTACCTCTATAGGCAAGCCTGTGGCTGCTGTGTTTCTTCGCATCGACAGGTGTTGTGCTTGCATTTTGCATGGTAGCACCAACTTGGACGGCTTCAGCTGCTGCAGTGCCATTTGGACGTTTGGAGTCTAA carries:
- the LOC100828934 gene encoding 2'-deoxymugineic-acid 2'-dioxygenase isoform X2; protein product: MGDLRPEEGGGGAVSLPVIDLSLGRDEVSRAVLHAGKDIGFFQVINHGVPGDAIRGMEALCEEYFAMPEEDRMGFYSEDNAKANRFFSGSTYDTGGAKLFLFDCLRLSSPFPIDDDSKNNWPHKPQTLRDVVERFTVPTRAMAMELLRLLCEAMGLPSDYFEGGLGTGNMTMTLNRYPACPDPGTMMGLPPHCDRNLLSLLLPSAVPGLQFSHKGKWTDVVTLPNAYIVNFGLPLEVVTNGVLKSIEHRVVTNPTRTRMSVGVFITPTPNCLIGPAEEFLGEENPARYHAVTFNEFYRLHSIVKHGLSSVLTINRHENIGKEML
- the LOC100828934 gene encoding 2'-deoxymugineic-acid 2'-dioxygenase isoform X1: MGDLRPEEGGGGAVSLPVIDLSLGRDEVSRAVLHAGKDIGFFQVINHGVPGDAIRGMEALCEEYFAMPEEDRMGFYSEDNAKANRFFSGSTYDTGGAKLFLFDCLRLSSPFPIDDDSKNNWPHKPQTLRSDAARRDVVERFTVPTRAMAMELLRLLCEAMGLPSDYFEGGLGTGNMTMTLNRYPACPDPGTMMGLPPHCDRNLLSLLLPSAVPGLQFSHKGKWTDVVTLPNAYIVNFGLPLEVVTNGVLKSIEHRVVTNPTRTRMSVGVFITPTPNCLIGPAEEFLGEENPARYHAVTFNEFYRLHSIVKHGLSSVLTINRHENIGKEML
- the LOC100829232 gene encoding uncharacterized protein LOC100829232; the protein is MASSAFKSTTRRALHGSADRPAHAHKQPPPAAPCPRRSRSVAPAPRRGSRPLEDFAASATRTNPLFVGRGTGGASTPPPPPTSGASGGERGREEARRGSRGSGSGWARSASVAPPQRRRPAASSAGSVSGAGGRGRASPRAWSAAEDDAARPRWRGSETDVETKDVSSKMQSWRSPDSTPGSSQAISQRSHSTAPVLEIPPEFDPDSAEFASDMGDYTTEFRRRDFVEIPLEFDPDASELVSDKSYTVPKLQLEQTEIFHEFDPDSAELAPDITEYTSKLKQSHERARKLRADLAVEEQREQELSRMLKGIVAVPSLSEAHKRRPKRKSSIERLRVSRHLAEEAMSYFEECVSISTLDSTDFSSLEDPQPTSVGTVPQKSNSRFLRKGGSGFLEPHFLSDRHSYHEESDNQTQCSMSITGSDVSDSVIFSHAKSLGLGTRINSSDDLDSIDTPRSRSSCFSFSHGPANTVDNSDVQQYLRSFSRGVSKGRSSYCADDYAIQKIGEDILADTVTFKNRIEYGGLLLCNIRTF